DNA from Leptolyngbya iicbica LK:
ACTGGCCATCCAGTTCCAGCGCGGGCAACATCCCCGAAGGCACCTTACGCTTGTACCAGGCTTCTTTTTGGCCATAGCAAAACATCGTGATTTTTTCGATGCGGTAAGGAATCCGCTTTTCTTCCAGCCAGAGCCAAACCTTTTGACAATAGGGACACCAGGCATGATTATCGCGATACAAAGTGACCCGTACATCCGCTTCAGCCTGGCCAAATAGCCGGAGTTTGGATTGGGCGTTGGTCGGCCCATTCACGCGATCGATCGTAAAGTCAGTCAGCGATTCAAGGTCTTGCCAGTTCAAGCACTGCGTCGTCATAAATTCAGCCTGGATAACGATATGTCTACTCCTGTACTCAATTTAACGCCTCATCAGAGTGCTCTTGAAATAGCGGACAGGCTTAGTCCCTCGATGCGGTTAGCTGGCTGAAAAAACTAAGCGGCGCAGTGAACGGCCCTGATTCACGACTGGGACGAAGGCAAACGGCCGGTGGAGCGATCGCCAGCCTCACAAGCCACCCGAAACAGCCCCCCTGGCACCGGCAAGGCTTCAGGCAGACAGGCAAACTGCGCGAGTAATTGCTCAGTGGGTTCAAAGAGCAATACGGTTTGGCCCGCTGTCGGTACCTGAGGTAACTCTGGAGATTGTGTAATCACCCACGTCGTCTCTGGAGCCAGGTAATAGCTGAGGGAAATCACATTTCCAAGGGTTGTTTCGTGCGCCTGAGTCAGGACGGTCGGCTGCGGCCACTCATTAATCGCCGCTGCGATAGTACGGTTGTGATAGTTAAATCCTTTGCTCCACCAAGCCGGGGCCTGCAGAATCGCCCACGAGCTGGTGAGCCCCAACCCTAGGAGCAATGCGACTCCCCACAGCACTGCCCGACGCCGGTATTGATATTGCAACCCCAACCAACCGGCCATGGCCACGAGGCAGCCAATGAGCGCTGGCATAAAGTAGCGCGTATTTCTCGACAGCACACTCCCCCGCACCCAATCGCCCCCAAGGATGCAGACGGTGGGCACTAACACCAGCGTGAGCACCAACACGCTTGACTCTTTAGATAAGGAGCGCAGCAAGGACAACAATATGCCCAGCAATAGCAGCACAAACAAAGGCGGCACTAGCCACGAATAAGGATGCTCTAACGGCAAATTGGGATCAAAAAATACAGCGGTGAAGTGCAATCCCCAGAGCTTGACCAGCACGTCTAGGGGATAGCTGACGACGGTCGTCCAGTCGGTGGCTGATTGCCACTGCTGTCGATTGAGCGCCATCACCAGCAACCACGGCATAAATAAGAGTCCAGCCGCCGCGATCGCTAATACGAATCTATGCCTTTGCCGTTGGGACAGTACCAATAGGCCGTATATCCCATGAGCCATCACAATCGTGAGGGACAGCACTGAAGTATAAAACGTGAGGCTAAGGCAAACTGCATAGGTGCCCCAAGCTCGCCAGCGTTGCAACCGCACCGCCCGCCGTAAGGCCCAAGTCGCGAGCACGGTAACCAACGTCCACAAAGCGTACTGTCGAGCTTCTTGGGCGTAGAGTAAGTGTACTGGCGAAACCGCAAACAGCAGGGGCGCAAGAATTGCGGCTTCGCGGATAGCAAAAAGTTCCCAGGCGAGACCCGGCAAGGCTAGAAAGGTCACCGTACTGATCAGTGCAGACAGGCTGCGAAAAGCGGTCACAGAGGTACCAAAAACTTTGACCCACACCCAGCCGAGCAAATAAAACAACGGTGGATGTTCCGGATGGTCGATGAGCGATCGCCAGGTATCGGCAAAGGTACTGCCTGGGGCAAAGGTCTGGTATTGCAAGATTGCTGAGGCCGCGATCGGCTCTCCGGTAAAGAGTTGCGCCGCAACTTGGTCGCCCAGATGTCCGGTCACCCGCAAAGCCGTAAAGACCTCGTCATGCCAGAACACCATCTGGTCTAATCGCAGCCATCGCAAGCCAATTCCCAATAAAAGACAAAGTGAGATCGCCCATAACCAGGGCAATCTCACTTCGCTGAATCGCTGAGTTAGCCTACGCGAAAGAATAGCCAAACTTTCCAAAATTGGTCAGTAGGGCAATGTTCGTATGCTCTAGCGTATTGACCAGCCAGGGCACTTCTTTGCAAACACACTTTTCATGATGGTTAAACAACACCGTCAAGCGATTTTCTAGCCAGGGCTTGACGGCGGAGCAAAACAACACCACCCGCAGCAGTAATCCAACAGTCAATGTCTGACCCGCATCATGGAGCAACTGCCAAAACCGCCGGAAAACCGGCTGTTGACGGCCTTGAACAACTAAAAAGTTCAACAGCTTTTGGCAAGTGGTAATCACGATAAAGTCAGTCAGCCGCTGATCATCAAAGTCGCTTAGCGTCTCGCGGAGATATTGCCGGAGCGATCGCCGAAAATGATTATTCACATAACGAGGATCAGCGTCTGCCAATGGCGACAGCAGGTACTCCAAAAACTCTTCCTTAAAATCTCGGAAAGAGCGCACCGTTTTGCTGTAAGTGCGAAACATCTGAGCCAAGTCGCGATGGCTGCGGTTGCCTTCGACCTTGCCAGTGTAATAACTGAGGGCTTGGGCAAACTCATCCGAGGGCAGTTGCGTCGGATTTGGGACAGTCTTGCTGACCCCACGCTTTTGCTGGTCACAATAACGCGCGAGTTGCACCCCTAACTTGGTCTCCGCTTCTTGGCGCAACTGACCAACCTGATTTTTCTGCTGCTGGTCGCTGTCTTTGGTCAACAAACTGCTGTCATACAAAAAGGGATAGCGCTTGAGCTGTTTACCGACTGGCTGCTCATCCATCGCGACGGTAGCCCCTTCGTCTGGGACGTCAATCAAATTAGCAAACCGTCGCAGTGCATCATATTGTTCAGTCTGTGTAAACAGACGGCTCAGCTTACGAATTGTCTGGGTTTCCGCCATCGCGGCTGGAGTTGTTGGCACCTGCTCAAACATTTGCACCAGAGCTGGCACCGCCCAGTGATTGCGCGGCTCCGTTGACCAGGGATTCGCCAAGGTGTAGCTACAGCGGTTCAGCGTGTACTTAAACTCCCGTTCCGCATAAGGGCGATGGGCTAGCTCCACCACAATTTCCCAAATCGTTTCGTCCGGGCAGTAGTCCGCCTGGATGAACAATTGATGAAACTGTTGCAAAACGGTGTCAGCATCTTGCTGCTGACGACAGTGCTGCAAAAAACCGTAAAGGCGGTTTTCAAGCTCGGCAGTGGAGGCGTTTTGGTGGCTAGACCACGATTCGTAGGAATCCATAGGGCTCATGCTGGCAGACTACCCAATTCGGCGACAGGGACAGCGATCAAGCGATTCGTTAAAACTGCAATTGAGTTAATTATCCAATTGAGTTAATTAATTGATGGATGCGTTGAATGCACCTTACCCGCAAAACCTCTAATCAACAGAGCCATGCGGACACTTTTCAGGCTGTCTCCTCCCAATCATATCCCCAAGACCGATGTACGTCTTCTGCTTACGGCTAAAGCCGACTCTAGAACTGTGCAATCACGATTGCAAAAAAGCACAAAAAAAGGGGGCAAATGCCCCCAAAACGAGTTCCCTTGAAGCAAATCTAAAACGCTTAAGATGCTACCTGACGGTAAGGCACCGTGGTGGCGATATTGATATCAGCCGTGGTTACCCGAGCCGGAGCTTTGGAGTTGGGCTGAATCTTGCGAGCCATATCCAAAAACAGCTGGGGGTTGCCTGCACTGGGGCGCTTGTCCTGGGGGACGAAGCGACGCACCTGAGACTGCCAAATAGACTGAGGGAAGCCGAGAATGGAGCGGTAGTATTCGTCGTAGCGGGGCAACTTCAAGTTGGTGGGCATTTCGCCTTCTTCGCGGCTCGCTAATACGCGACGGCGTTGGTAAGGCACGGTATTAAAGCCGAAGTTGCTGATGTACTCTTCGCTATCGAGCAACTCATCAACGAATCCTTGAATCCCTTTGGTGGCAACGACAATAGACCAAGCGATCTTTTCGCGCTCACTGTAAACGCGGCGACCTAAAACGCGCTCTACACAGTGCTCAACAAAGCGATAGTTATTGTTCTTTTCATAAAAGCTGTTGTAAAAGGTCTTTGACAACAGCAGACCCCGGATGAAATCACGGACATTGATTTGCCCATTACGCAACTGGGACTCTAAGAAGGCTTCGCGATCCCACTTAAAGGCATGAAAGAAAATCTGACGATAAGCTGCCTCAATCAAGGCATCCATATCAGTAGCGTCTAAGAGGTCGTCGGTGCTAAAAGTGCGTGCTTGCTCGTCACCGC
Protein-coding regions in this window:
- a CDS encoding phycobilisome rod-core linker polypeptide, whose protein sequence is MALPLLNYSPSSQNPRVEGYDVGGDEQARTFSTDDLLDATDMDALIEAAYRQIFFHAFKWDREAFLESQLRNGQINVRDFIRGLLLSKTFYNSFYEKNNNYRFVEHCVERVLGRRVYSEREKIAWSIVVATKGIQGFVDELLDSEEYISNFGFNTVPYQRRRVLASREEGEMPTNLKLPRYDEYYRSILGFPQSIWQSQVRRFVPQDKRPSAGNPQLFLDMARKIQPNSKAPARVTTADINIATTVPYRQVAS
- a CDS encoding glycosyltransferase family 39 protein — its product is MRWLRLDQMVFWHDEVFTALRVTGHLGDQVAAQLFTGEPIAASAILQYQTFAPGSTFADTWRSLIDHPEHPPLFYLLGWVWVKVFGTSVTAFRSLSALISTVTFLALPGLAWELFAIREAAILAPLLFAVSPVHLLYAQEARQYALWTLVTVLATWALRRAVRLQRWRAWGTYAVCLSLTFYTSVLSLTIVMAHGIYGLLVLSQRQRHRFVLAIAAAGLLFMPWLLVMALNRQQWQSATDWTTVVSYPLDVLVKLWGLHFTAVFFDPNLPLEHPYSWLVPPLFVLLLLGILLSLLRSLSKESSVLVLTLVLVPTVCILGGDWVRGSVLSRNTRYFMPALIGCLVAMAGWLGLQYQYRRRAVLWGVALLLGLGLTSSWAILQAPAWWSKGFNYHNRTIAAAINEWPQPTVLTQAHETTLGNVISLSYYLAPETTWVITQSPELPQVPTAGQTVLLFEPTEQLLAQFACLPEALPVPGGLFRVACEAGDRSTGRLPSSQS